TGACGTTTTTTCTCCTTATGAAAACTTTGGAATTGTTCGTTCTTTACAAGGAAATATATCGGAAGCACAAGAATTATGGCGTAAAAGCTTAGAACTTTGCCCTGGTAATACTCCTAAAGAAAAATTAGACCAACTTGTTATCCGCATCGCCTTGGAAGACGTTACCGATATCGCCACAGAAACGCAAACTATTGTCGAACAGCTACAATCGGCAAAAGGAGTGCTAAAAGGAGCGAAAGACGATCTGGAACTAC
This Geitlerinema sp. PCC 9228 DNA region includes the following protein-coding sequences:
- a CDS encoding tetratricopeptide repeat protein, whose translation is IDPNHANNYNILGNAYSDQGKYEQAIAAYQQAIQLNPDVFSPYENFGIVRSLQGNISEAQELWRKSLELCPGNTPKEKLDQLVIRIALEDVTDIATETQTIVEQLQSAKGVLKGAKDDLELLAKSPQPPQGVEIALDILKNATAE